Genomic segment of Pseudomonas sp. CCI4.2:
AACTTCGCCACAGCGATTCAGCAGCTCAACGGTAAGATTGGCACCCTGGATAATCGTCAGCCAAAACCTGCAACCGTCGATATTAACGGCAAGGTTGACCGCTACGCACCCGTCACAATCAAGGGCAGTCTGAATCCCTTCGATCCATTGGCAAGCCTAGACATTGCCACCAGTTTCAAGCGCGTAGAACTGACCACCCTGACGCCGTACTCAGGGAAGTTCGCAGGTTTCCGCATCCGCAAGGGCAGACTTAATCTCGACCTGCATTACATGATCACCAAAGGCCAGCTCAAAGCCGAAAACAAAGTGGTGGTCGAAGAACTGCAACTGGGTGAAAAAGTCGACAGCCCGAATGCAGTCGATCTACCCATTCGTTTGGCCATCGCCCTGCTCAAGGACACCGACGGCAAGATTTCCATTGAGCTTCCGATTTCCGGTGACCTGAACAGCCCGCAATTCAGCGTGATGCCGATTGTTTGGCAAACCTTGCGAAATCTGGTTTTGCGCGCCGCTCAGGCGCCCTTCAAATTCATTGGTGGGTTAATCAGCGGCGGCGACTCTCAAGACCTCGGCACTGTGGCGTTCGCGCCGGGTGCCACCGACCTGAGCCCCGACGCGCAATCCGCGCTAAACAAGCTTGCAGGGGCCTTGAAAGAGCGCCCGACGCTGCGTTTAGAGATCGAGGGCACCAGCGCAGAAAGCAGCGACGGTCCATTGATTGCCGAGCAGCGTCTTCAGCGCGAGTACCAAAGCACCTATTACAAGATTCTTCAGCGACGTGGAGATAAAGTTCCTGCGCAGGCGTCATTGCTGCCCGTGCCGGAAAACGAAAAACCGCCGATGCTGGAAGCGATCTACCGGGACCACTTGAAACAGCAACCGCCGGCCGAGTGGGCCGAGCAGGGCAAAGAAGACCGCGCCGCGAAAATGCATGATGCGGTGATCAAATCCTGGAGCTCCAATACGGTGCTACTGCGGCAGTTGGGTCAAGCGCGCGCCAGCAGCATCAAGGATTACCTGGTCGACAAGGCGAAGCTGACGGACGAGCGGATTTTCTTTGTGGATGCGAGTTTGGGTAAAGCTGAAGCGGATGGTCGGGTAGTCAGTCAACTGCATTTGGATAGCGAATAAACCATGCGAGTAAGTCGTTTTTTGTTTCTGATAGTGGCCGGATTGACCCATCAAGCGCAGGCAGACAGCCTGCGCTGTGGGAGCCAGTTGATAAGCTCCGGGGATCACGAATTTGAAGTGCAACAGAAATGCGGCGAACCCGCCGCTCGTAACCTGATCGGCTATTTACACAGCCCCAACCGGCGCGAAGAAGTGCAGATTGATGAGTGGATCTACGGCCCCACCAACGGCATGTATCAGTACCTTCGTTTTGAAGGCGGACGCCTGATTGGAATCAACAGCAAGCGCGGCAATTGACTCGCGTCTCTTTATTCCGTCTTAAATAGAACAGGCCCCGGCGCGAACGTCGGGGCCTGTAACAACCCTATCTCTAAGGCTTGGCATAAACCTTCAATGCATCAGCTGATACCTTCCTTCGCTATCAACTGACGTTACCGATGGTAGTAGCGAGCGTGTTACTGAGCCTTAAGGCCTGCAGCGGACACAGCTTTAACACCTTTGATTTTCTTGGTGATGGCAACAGCCATGTCTTTCTGGGACTGAGTGATTGCTACAGTTGACGACAGGGAAACCACGCCTTTGTTGGTTTCTACCTTAATGTCAGTGCCTGGAATGCCTTTTTCAGTGACCAGATCGGATTTGACCTTGGTGGTGATCCAAGTGTCGGAAGTTGCGCCTTCTGCCGTAGTCATCGTGCTAGCAGCAACCACCATTGGAGCCTGGGTAGTTGTAGTTTGAGCGAAAGCCGAGTTAGCCATGGTGAATGTAAGGGCAGTGGCAGCAGCGGCGGCAATAGCGAACTTATTCATATTCATACGAGTCACTCCTGTTTTTCTCAGAATCTGCGCCCGTTTCGTTGGCCGCAGGGTTACAGGTGGTATCGCAAGCGCTGTGCCATTTTTCAATATAAAAAAAACCTTTGAAAAACATGTAGTTGTACAACAATGTTAACGCTGGATTCGTGCAAATTGCACGTTCACTGTGTCGCTTGCGTGCAGGATGCATGTTTTCGTTAGCTGAAATATTGGCTGAAACCATAACGTCCTAAAAACACTCAAAAATTAGCGCCCAGTTTCCGTTGCAGCTAATGGCGCTGCCGCTGACAGTAGCAGCGAAATGCACAACCCCGTTTCCCGGGCCACATCAGAGAAGCCGAGCTCTACGTCAGCACCTATCCGCTGCGCGATGGCGCTGACGATAGAAAGACCTAAACCTGATCCCACTTGGTCGCTTCCAAGCGTGCGATAAAACGGGTCGAACACCCTAAGCCTTTCGTTAACTGAAATCCCTGGGCCCGAATCCTTGATTTGCAATCGCGCGCGCTGCCCCTCAACGGCAACTGATAGGTCGACTCGTCCCTCGTTGGGCGTATAGCGGATGGCGTTATCGACCAAATTTTTGATCACGGTGATCAGATCGAATTCGTGAACCAAAACCCACACGTCTAGATCTCCCTCCACGCCAATATCAATATGCTTGGCCTCAGCCAAAGGAAGCAGGTCTTCCAAAACATGCCGATATACACCTAGTACAGAAACCGCTGACCTTGGCAGGTCCAGCGCGGTTTGAGCTTTGGCTAAGGTCAGGAGCTGATCGAGAAGGTTCCGGCTACGCTCAATGCCTCGTCGCAACAATACCAATCGGGCTTGCGCCTGCGAGGACATGTCAGCCTCAGCCAAGCGCTCAGCCTGCAACGAAAGGGCCGTCAGTGGCGACCGCAGCTCATGCGCCGCATCCGCGACAAAGCGCCGCTGAGTGTCCATTGATTGCTCAACGCGGTTAAGCAGGCGATTAATTGCGACGACAAAGGGACGAATCTCTGCCGGTAGATGACTTTCCTTCACCGGATGTAACTCCTGCTCTGCGCGCTGATCGATCTCAACGGACAAGGCAGTAATCGGAAGAAAAATCTTACGCACAAGGTCGGCGACTACCAAGAGCAGGATCGGCACCAGAATCAGCAGTGGTATGACGGAACGCAACGCGCTGTCGCGTGCGATTTCATCGCGAACACTTGCTTCCTGCGCCAAGGCAATTCGCCGCTTACTGGCCATTGTTTTAACGAGTACCCGGAACGGTTCGCCACCCACATCAAGGGTATGCAAACCATCCGACAACGTAGTGGGCAGGGGTAATGGTGCATACTCGTCGTTTCCCAGAGCCTTGCCATCGCCATCCGCGAGGTACTGAACGATAACGCGGAACTCAGCATCATCGTCTTGGGCCTGACTGTCTTTACTGAAACCTATTATTGGAAGGTGCTGACGGTCGTAGATCGACGCAACCTGCCGTAACACATCATCCTGCAGCTCGTTGGCTTCGTCGAACGCGGACATAAATGAAAAAATGCCGGCTGCAATGGCCACGACAAGAATCGCCAACGCCAATGAAAAAGAAAGCCTGAGCTGAATCGACTCGCTCATGCGTTTTTTGAAACCATCCATCCTACCCCCCTGACGTTTTTGATCGCGTCGCTCCCCAGTTTGCGACGCAGGGCGTGGATCAGAAACTCTACCGCATTGCTTTCAACTTCTTCTCCCCAACCGTAGATGCGGTCTTCGAGATCGCTGCGAGAAAGAATCGCACCCGGCCGCACTAATAGCGCGTGCAGCAAGGCGAATTCACGATTGGAAAGCTGCACCGGGGTACCATTGTTGACCACGGACTCGCGTGTAGCAGGGTCAAGTGACAGCATACCGTTGCTGAGTAATGGAATCGCGCTCCCGCCTTTGCGCCTAAGCACCGCACGCATGCGCGCAAGCAACTCGGCCATCTCGAATGGTTTGAGCACATAATCATCAGCGCCGCCGTCCAGACCGCGCAACCGATCATCAAGGCCGTCCCGTGCGGTGATAATCAGCAACGGCACCGGATTGTCGCTAGCGCGGATGCTACGCAATACTTCCAACCCATCCTTGCCGGGTAGCCCGAGGTCGAGCAGCACCAAATCGTAGTGTTCGCTGCCGAGTGTCGTCAGTGCGGCGTGACCATTTTTTACCCAGTCCGCCGCGTAGGACGAATCCCTTAGGGCAGCCTGAATGGTTTCTCCAATCATGACGTCATCTTCGACCAGCAATACCCGCATGTCCGCAGTTCTCTTTACAAACGAGCCTGATAATAGATCCCTGCGCCTTACTGCGCAGCAACTACGATCCCTTTAGAAGCTAAACCCTATCGTGAGAGCCCCTAGAGGTAAGTCCGATCAATCAGCTCGTCAATACGGTATTTACAGGCCATCGAATTTTTTCAACAAATCTGTCATGGCTGCTTTGCAATCGGCTTGGTTGGGGATGCCGGTGCGCAGTGCCTCGATAGATCGATCAATGGCCTTGTCGATCATATGCCAGTCGTCCGCGGCGCGAGGCTTCAGGCCCGCTTCTGCAGAGTCCCAAGCGAGCTCCAAATCCTTGATGCGCGATTTGGCAGCAGGCAAATCGCCCTTGTCTACGATGGCCGCGACATCGGCGGCGATACTGCGAAAAGCTGACAAATCACCCAGTTTGGAAGATGACTTAGTTTGGCCGGCTAATGACGTCTGGGTCGATGGCGCCGCAGGTACGGCGCTTAACTTGGTTTTGTCGTCGGGTTTCGAGCACCCGGCGGCAAGCGTTAGCAGCGCAATGGCTGAAGCAATCGAGGCTGAACGTATTAGCGAATGAAAACGATGCATGATTTTTCCTTGGATTATTAAGTGGGTTATTTCGTGATCTGTGCAGAGGTACGGCTGCCAACGGTGATTTGCGCCACCGCCACCAGGATTACAATCACGGTCAAGAAGAGGGCGCTGGTCCACATAGCGCCCATGCCGAAACCGCCATAGGTTTTGGCTTGGGTCAGCAGATCGCCCAGGGATGCGCCAAAAGGTCGAGTCAGGATGTAGCCGATCCAGAAGGTCAAGACAGCGTTGCCGCCAAGGCGCCAGGCGATGTAGCTG
This window contains:
- a CDS encoding response regulator transcription factor encodes the protein MRVLLVEDDVMIGETIQAALRDSSYAADWVKNGHAALTTLGSEHYDLVLLDLGLPGKDGLEVLRSIRASDNPVPLLIITARDGLDDRLRGLDGGADDYVLKPFEMAELLARMRAVLRRKGGSAIPLLSNGMLSLDPATRESVVNNGTPVQLSNREFALLHALLVRPGAILSRSDLEDRIYGWGEEVESNAVEFLIHALRRKLGSDAIKNVRGVGWMVSKNA
- a CDS encoding BON domain-containing protein translates to MNKFAIAAAAATALTFTMANSAFAQTTTTQAPMVVAASTMTTAEGATSDTWITTKVKSDLVTEKGIPGTDIKVETNKGVVSLSSTVAITQSQKDMAVAITKKIKGVKAVSAAGLKAQ
- a CDS encoding sensor histidine kinase, translating into MDGFKKRMSESIQLRLSFSLALAILVVAIAAGIFSFMSAFDEANELQDDVLRQVASIYDRQHLPIIGFSKDSQAQDDDAEFRVIVQYLADGDGKALGNDEYAPLPLPTTLSDGLHTLDVGGEPFRVLVKTMASKRRIALAQEASVRDEIARDSALRSVIPLLILVPILLLVVADLVRKIFLPITALSVEIDQRAEQELHPVKESHLPAEIRPFVVAINRLLNRVEQSMDTQRRFVADAAHELRSPLTALSLQAERLAEADMSSQAQARLVLLRRGIERSRNLLDQLLTLAKAQTALDLPRSAVSVLGVYRHVLEDLLPLAEAKHIDIGVEGDLDVWVLVHEFDLITVIKNLVDNAIRYTPNEGRVDLSVAVEGQRARLQIKDSGPGISVNERLRVFDPFYRTLGSDQVGSGLGLSIVSAIAQRIGADVELGFSDVARETGLCISLLLSAAAPLAATETGR
- a CDS encoding DUF2845 domain-containing protein — translated: MRVSRFLFLIVAGLTHQAQADSLRCGSQLISSGDHEFEVQQKCGEPAARNLIGYLHSPNRREEVQIDEWIYGPTNGMYQYLRFEGGRLIGINSKRGN